The nucleotide sequence TGTTAGCTGGATGTTGCGGATCGATTGGCGCTGGATTTGCTGACGATAGATATCCAGTGGGACAGGCATCGCACCGTAGTATTCAGATTGACCCAGAGCATCCAATGCACGGGCACGGCCCGCATCGGTCAGCTGATAGCCCATTTCATTGCCACTGTTGGCGTTCAGCGTACCTGTAGCTTCCAACAGAAGTTGCCCACGCGCCATATCCACCAGTTCTTGTGTCACCGGGATCGGCAAACAGATTGCGCGGCTGATCTTCGAGACCAAATCCAGATTCATACGGAACATGGTCTTGATCAGAATGTCGCGCATCATCGCGAGCGGCAAAAGCATGCCTTCGATGCTACGCGGCGCGGGTGGCGCCATTACACTGGAGGTTTGCACGTTCATATCAGGTCCCGCCTTCGCAAATAACAATGGCCGCAGACTCGGGCCCCGTTTCCGTTAAAGATTAACAGGAACTATGTCAAAATAGTGAATAAAGATGTGCCTGTCCAAGGCATTGACCGATTGCTCAGAGGTAAATCGCAGCAGCTACTAGATATAGTAGCAAAGTCATGCTGAGGGGGAAGCCCTTTGGGAAGTACCAGCCCGCGTTCCAGCTTTTCCATTCGGCCACGGGCCGTTTCAACGGCGTGAGACGGAAGAGGGTGTGCACGGCCAACGCCGCGATCAGACTTGCGGCGAAGATCCGAAGAATAAACTCGATATCTGCCATCACGAAAAAGGGTGCTATGGCGGCGATCAGTTTGGCATCACCGCCGCCCATGAACCGCAACGCCCAAAGCGCCATACAGACGACCAATGCAATGGGGAAATGCAGCCATTGCCAGAAGTACATTTCCCATCCAAAGGCGAAGGGGCCCAGCACACCGTAAGCGATCATCACGACAATCACCGACTTGTTGGTGATTT is from Yoonia sp. GPGPB17 and encodes:
- a CDS encoding prepilin peptidase; protein product: MGITAEAAYWFLPAIIPIALFISWNDMRSMKITNKSVIVVMIAYGVLGPFAFGWEMYFWQWLHFPIALVVCMALWALRFMGGGDAKLIAAIAPFFVMADIEFILRIFAASLIAALAVHTLFRLTPLKRPVAEWKSWNAGWYFPKGFPLSMTLLLYLVAAAIYL